The Agrobacterium vitis genome has a segment encoding these proteins:
- the addA gene encoding double-strand break repair helicase AddA, producing MTDPDMLRDGDDPIDWTTRQQSLASDPARSAWVSANAGSGKTHVLTQRVIRLLLAGARPSSILCLTYTKAAASEMSNRVFDRLAEWATLSDEELARRIETIERRPPDRIKIAEARRLFARALETPGGLKIQTIHAFCEALLHQFPLEANVAGHFSVLDDRAASVLLADARRSLLTATAAEDDANLAEAFAEVLSLGDEFGLENLLSDIVSNRHAVRSFLAVARRKGGVESALRNALGLQPDETETSLAEAYWPLPSLAGPQLSTYIDLALTKGGSLVQGVALTLERAVRQPDALIRAQLLEEAFYTGSDKPKADRSLIAAAINKAAPYLSDAIFAARDHVVACRERLRLFRLFKATRAALTLAERLDHDYEELKKRSSQLDFEDLIARTAELLTRSTVGPWVHYKLDQGIDHILVDEAQDTSPVQWSVIRSLREDFFSGLSARPVRRTFFAVGDEKQSIYSFQGAKPERFSQEARETEQEVARGGESFSAVRLPLSFRSTNAVLSAVDQVFSVTENARGLSAVAEPVVHMSSRIGHPGAVEVWEMIAPEGSESEEDWTAPFDATPENAPSAMLARRIAQRIEIMLARETIVEKGVERSIEAGDILILVRKRGAFVNALTRALKRRSNIPVAGADRLRLTGHIAVQDLLALGRFVLLTADDLSLAALLKSPLFNLSEDDVFEVAARRGEISVFAEIARLAEAGSEKWQAALARLHRYVALARDLLPHDFYGRVLGPLGGRRDFLARLGSEVSDIIDEFLTFTLSHEQAGLPGLQSFITTLEQEAPEVKREQDKERSEVRIMTVHASKGLEAPIVFLVDDGSKAFNHTHLPKFRMIETGAQPQECPVWVPVKAVDNPLTAQDVAKRKQAIEEEYRRLLYVGMTRAADRLVVCGYRGKQVQTEIWHQMVWSALMLDTERCREQRFGGPEGDWTGLLWENAVVSGRFERQEKRLEKREMEALPEALLRPAPPPPRLPRPLSPSGAGIEVNDEDGDLMLRSPLFSKGEDAGLALQKGRLVHRMLQMLPGVPVDERKPAARRYGERAARFWPAHERVRLVDSVLAILDHPALSEVFSSHAQTEFSLMGTIRLGAEQRAVSARVDRMAVTDEKVILLDYKTNRQPPRQESEVPLSHSAQLAIYRELLKPLYPGKVIECLLVYTEGPHVVALTEAGLHGALQELQTIQNT from the coding sequence ATGACTGATCCGGATATGCTGCGCGATGGCGACGATCCCATTGACTGGACGACCCGGCAGCAATCGCTGGCCTCCGACCCGGCCCGGTCCGCCTGGGTCTCGGCCAATGCCGGCTCCGGCAAGACCCATGTGCTGACGCAACGGGTCATTCGCCTGCTGCTGGCGGGCGCGCGGCCCTCTTCTATTCTTTGCCTGACCTATACCAAGGCGGCGGCCTCGGAAATGTCGAACCGGGTGTTCGACCGGCTTGCCGAATGGGCGACCTTGTCCGACGAGGAGCTTGCCCGCCGAATCGAAACCATCGAGCGCCGACCACCCGACCGTATCAAGATTGCCGAGGCGCGACGGTTGTTTGCCCGCGCCCTGGAAACACCGGGCGGCTTGAAAATCCAGACCATCCATGCCTTTTGCGAGGCGCTGCTGCACCAGTTTCCGCTGGAAGCCAATGTGGCCGGGCATTTTTCGGTGCTGGACGACCGCGCCGCCTCCGTGCTTTTGGCCGATGCCCGCCGGTCACTGCTGACGGCGACCGCTGCCGAAGACGATGCAAACCTCGCCGAAGCCTTTGCCGAAGTGTTGAGCCTTGGCGATGAATTCGGGCTGGAAAACCTGCTGTCTGACATCGTTTCCAACCGCCATGCGGTGCGCAGCTTTCTGGCGGTAGCCCGTCGAAAGGGCGGTGTGGAAAGTGCTTTGCGCAATGCCTTGGGCCTTCAGCCTGACGAAACCGAGACATCGCTGGCCGAGGCCTATTGGCCGCTTCCCAGCCTCGCGGGGCCGCAGCTTTCCACATATATCGATCTGGCGCTCACCAAGGGCGGTTCCCTTGTGCAGGGCGTCGCCCTGACACTGGAGCGCGCCGTGCGCCAGCCTGACGCGCTTATCCGGGCGCAATTGCTGGAAGAGGCCTTCTATACCGGCTCCGATAAACCAAAAGCCGACCGGTCGCTGATTGCCGCCGCCATTAACAAGGCGGCCCCTTATCTGTCGGATGCGATTTTTGCGGCCCGCGACCATGTGGTGGCCTGCCGCGAACGTCTGCGGTTGTTTCGGCTGTTCAAGGCAACACGGGCGGCGCTAACGCTGGCCGAGCGGCTGGACCATGATTATGAAGAGCTGAAAAAGCGCAGCAGCCAGCTGGATTTCGAGGATCTGATTGCCCGCACCGCCGAACTTTTGACCCGCAGCACGGTCGGTCCCTGGGTGCATTACAAGCTGGATCAGGGCATCGACCATATTCTGGTCGATGAGGCGCAGGATACCAGCCCGGTACAATGGTCGGTCATCCGCTCGCTGCGGGAAGATTTCTTCTCCGGCCTGAGCGCCCGTCCGGTCCGCCGAACCTTCTTTGCCGTTGGCGATGAGAAGCAATCGATCTACTCCTTCCAAGGCGCAAAGCCGGAACGGTTTTCGCAGGAAGCCCGCGAGACCGAACAGGAAGTGGCGCGGGGCGGCGAAAGCTTCAGCGCGGTGCGCCTGCCGCTGTCCTTCCGCTCCACCAATGCGGTGTTGTCTGCCGTCGATCAGGTGTTTTCGGTCACCGAGAATGCCAGGGGCCTTTCGGCGGTTGCGGAACCAGTGGTGCATATGTCGAGCCGCATCGGCCACCCCGGCGCGGTCGAAGTCTGGGAGATGATCGCGCCGGAAGGCAGCGAAAGTGAAGAGGACTGGACCGCACCCTTTGATGCAACCCCGGAAAATGCGCCGTCTGCCATGCTGGCCCGGCGGATCGCCCAGCGGATCGAGATCATGTTGGCCCGCGAGACCATCGTGGAAAAGGGGGTGGAGCGGTCCATAGAAGCAGGCGACATCCTCATTCTGGTGCGCAAACGCGGCGCTTTCGTCAATGCGCTGACACGGGCCTTGAAGCGGCGTAGCAATATTCCGGTGGCCGGTGCCGACCGGTTGCGGCTGACAGGCCATATCGCCGTGCAGGATCTGCTGGCACTGGGGCGATTCGTGCTTCTCACCGCCGATGACCTGTCGCTGGCGGCGCTGCTGAAAAGCCCGTTGTTCAACCTGAGCGAAGACGATGTGTTTGAAGTGGCGGCACGGCGCGGCGAGATCTCGGTATTTGCCGAGATTGCCCGGCTGGCGGAGGCCGGATCGGAAAAATGGCAGGCGGCCCTTGCCCGTCTGCACCGCTATGTGGCCTTGGCGCGGGATCTTCTGCCCCATGATTTCTATGGACGGGTGCTTGGTCCCCTGGGGGGACGACGCGACTTTCTGGCTCGGCTTGGCAGCGAGGTCAGCGATATCATCGATGAATTCCTGACCTTTACTCTTTCCCATGAGCAGGCGGGCCTGCCGGGCTTGCAATCCTTCATCACCACGCTGGAGCAGGAAGCCCCGGAAGTGAAGCGCGAACAGGACAAGGAGCGCAGCGAGGTGCGCATCATGACCGTTCATGCCTCCAAGGGGCTGGAAGCACCGATTGTCTTTCTGGTCGATGATGGCTCCAAAGCCTTCAACCATACACATCTGCCAAAATTCCGGATGATCGAGACCGGAGCGCAGCCGCAGGAATGCCCGGTCTGGGTGCCGGTGAAAGCGGTTGATAATCCTCTGACCGCGCAGGACGTGGCAAAGCGAAAACAGGCCATCGAGGAGGAATATCGACGCCTGCTCTATGTTGGCATGACGCGGGCTGCCGACCGGCTGGTGGTCTGCGGCTATCGCGGCAAGCAGGTGCAGACCGAAATCTGGCACCAGATGGTCTGGTCGGCCCTGATGCTTGATACAGAACGGTGCCGGGAGCAACGCTTTGGCGGGCCGGAAGGCGACTGGACCGGGCTGCTCTGGGAAAATGCCGTCGTTTCGGGCCGATTCGAACGACAGGAAAAACGCCTGGAAAAACGGGAGATGGAAGCCTTGCCGGAGGCATTGCTGCGCCCCGCCCCGCCACCGCCCCGCCTGCCACGGCCTTTGAGCCCCTCCGGGGCCGGGATCGAGGTGAATGACGAGGACGGCGACTTGATGCTGCGCTCGCCGTTGTTCAGCAAGGGTGAGGATGCCGGGTTGGCGCTGCAAAAGGGCCGGTTGGTGCACCGGATGCTGCAAATGTTGCCGGGCGTGCCCGTCGATGAACGCAAACCCGCCGCCCGCCGCTATGGCGAGCGCGCCGCCCGGTTCTGGCCCGCCCATGAGCGTGTCCGTTTGGTGGATAGTGTTTTGGCTATTCTTGACCACCCGGCCTTGAGTGAGGTGTTTTCCAGCCATGCGCAGACGGAATTTTCGCTGATGGGAACCATCCGGCTTGGCGCAGAACAGCGTGCCGTCTCGGCGCGGGTGGACCGGATGGCTGTCACGGACGAGAAAGTGATTCTGCTGGATTACAAGACCAACCGGCAGCCGCCGCGTCAGGAAAGTGAAGTGCCGCTATCCCATTCGGCCCAGCTTGCAATCTACCGCGAATTGCTGAAGCCGCTCTATCCGGGAAAGGTGATCGAGTGCCTGCTGGTCTATACCGAAGGGCCGCATGTGGTGGCGCTGACGGAGGCGGGGTTGCATGGCGCATTACAAGAGCTTCAGACCATTCAAAACACCTAG
- the addB gene encoding double-strand break repair protein AddB translates to MSSLQARIFTIPPDRPFLRLIAETLCDGRLAPGFRYDPADPLSLSKVTILVPTRRAVRVLRAQFVEVLGGQSAILPMIKPLGEAEDDASYFDADTPALLALNPPISNTVRLLELAQLILAWRNKLPDIVLSIHTETPLVAPASPADAVWLARALVELIDSVETEERDWADLDKLDARDFASWWQLTLAFLGIASAYWPARLEELNRSSPVLHRNALLRTERDRVGQLSDPHPVIVAGSTGSIPAASELIAAVARLPQGVIVLPGLDKAMPDDQWQSVGGEQPPGMPPEPTARTHPQYGLHRLLGRLGLTRDDVGVLEEAEPDLADRSEILSRALSPAKATDQWTAWRQAFGDNRFQAAFADVALIEAANEREEAIAIAIALRLALERPGADGGESRAALITPDRNLARRVASELARFGIEADDSAGTPFSATPQGTLLVLVLEAVLRPGDTVAIVSLLKHPLARFGLTDVGHRDAADALEAIALRGGTGAIDIAALAPLLDEQVVAQFDDRHPPAWRRSFTDQTREQARILAEAIAEAVEPLAGHVVAKPDGHHFTTRLSLREWAERTGQVLEAVARTNAGDLAPLWANEAGAVLARLLSEIMETDGQLSADGPQWIEIVAALTASESVKPKSLRHPRVFIFGALESRLQNVDTMILGGLNEGSWPGTTTNNPFLSRSMKTEMGLEPPERQIGQLAHDFEMANGTRHLIYCRALRQGSAPTVASRWLQRLLALGGKDFAEALKARGERYRHFAELLDKGADQAPAQRPQPKPPADLHPKTYSFSEVGRLRRDPYSIYARRILKLDPVEPFNSDPGASERGTLYHAIVEQFVARMPEKLGPDTEQLMSEIADTLFAEENLPPHIHVVWRKRFSEVGLAFIEWQRQRDPAKLVTEARAGVELGEIDIRLTGIADRIDIRAGHADIIDYKTGLNPSVSQARSLLDPQLALEAAALTMGAFKDVGRLNPDNLIYVRLRPGGRFKADQVNNELTGKGDKAKSALDLAHESIAQLTRFVTLLQSGERGYVSRLMPAMMNDFSGDYDHLARVAEWSTAEAAEESSSDD, encoded by the coding sequence ATGTCCAGCCTGCAAGCCCGCATCTTCACCATTCCCCCGGATCGGCCTTTCCTGCGGCTGATTGCCGAGACCTTGTGCGATGGGCGTCTTGCCCCCGGCTTTCGCTATGATCCAGCCGATCCCCTGTCCCTGTCCAAGGTCACGATCCTGGTGCCGACCCGGCGTGCGGTGCGCGTGCTGCGCGCTCAGTTCGTTGAGGTTCTGGGTGGCCAATCCGCCATTCTGCCGATGATCAAGCCCCTGGGCGAAGCCGAGGACGATGCCAGTTATTTCGACGCGGATACCCCGGCGCTGCTGGCGTTGAACCCGCCGATCAGCAATACGGTGCGGCTGCTGGAACTGGCGCAGTTAATTCTCGCCTGGCGCAACAAGCTGCCGGATATCGTGCTGAGCATTCACACCGAAACCCCGCTCGTCGCTCCGGCCAGCCCGGCGGATGCCGTGTGGCTGGCGCGGGCGCTGGTCGAACTGATCGATTCGGTTGAAACCGAGGAACGTGACTGGGCCGATCTCGACAAGCTTGATGCCCGGGATTTTGCCTCCTGGTGGCAATTGACGCTGGCTTTCCTCGGCATAGCCAGCGCCTATTGGCCAGCCCGTCTGGAAGAGTTGAACCGGTCCTCGCCGGTTCTCCACCGCAACGCCTTGTTGCGCACTGAGCGCGACCGTGTTGGTCAACTGTCTGACCCTCATCCGGTGATCGTCGCTGGATCGACCGGCTCGATCCCTGCTGCGTCCGAGTTGATCGCGGCGGTGGCGCGCCTGCCCCAGGGGGTGATCGTGCTGCCGGGGTTGGACAAGGCCATGCCGGATGATCAGTGGCAAAGCGTCGGTGGTGAACAGCCACCCGGCATGCCGCCGGAGCCGACCGCCCGCACTCATCCGCAATACGGTTTGCACCGGCTACTAGGGCGTCTCGGCCTGACCCGTGACGACGTGGGCGTGCTGGAAGAGGCAGAACCCGATCTTGCCGACCGCAGCGAAATACTCTCCCGGGCACTGTCACCTGCCAAGGCGACTGACCAATGGACCGCCTGGCGACAGGCATTTGGGGATAACAGGTTTCAAGCCGCTTTTGCCGATGTGGCGTTGATTGAGGCAGCCAACGAGCGGGAAGAGGCGATTGCCATCGCCATTGCCCTCAGGCTGGCCTTAGAGCGGCCCGGTGCCGATGGCGGCGAAAGCCGCGCCGCGCTGATTACCCCTGACCGCAACCTCGCCCGTCGGGTCGCGTCAGAACTGGCCCGGTTCGGCATCGAGGCCGACGATTCGGCGGGTACGCCATTTTCGGCGACGCCGCAGGGCACGTTGCTGGTGCTGGTGCTGGAAGCGGTGTTGCGGCCCGGCGATACGGTTGCCATCGTTTCCTTGCTCAAACATCCACTCGCCCGGTTTGGCTTGACGGATGTTGGACATCGCGATGCCGCCGACGCTTTGGAGGCAATTGCGCTGCGCGGCGGCACCGGTGCCATCGATATCGCCGCACTGGCACCGCTGTTGGATGAACAGGTGGTCGCCCAGTTCGACGACCGCCACCCACCGGCCTGGCGGCGCTCTTTTACCGATCAGACCCGCGAGCAGGCACGGATACTGGCCGAGGCAATAGCAGAGGCGGTGGAGCCGCTTGCCGGTCATGTGGTCGCCAAGCCGGATGGTCACCATTTCACCACCCGTTTGTCTTTGAGGGAATGGGCCGAGCGCACCGGTCAGGTGCTGGAGGCCGTGGCTCGCACCAATGCGGGCGATCTTGCCCCTCTTTGGGCCAATGAGGCCGGTGCCGTTTTGGCGCGGCTGCTCAGCGAAATCATGGAAACCGATGGCCAGTTGAGCGCCGATGGTCCGCAGTGGATCGAGATTGTCGCGGCGCTGACCGCCAGCGAATCGGTCAAGCCGAAATCGCTGCGCCATCCGCGGGTCTTCATCTTCGGTGCACTGGAATCGCGTCTGCAAAACGTCGATACGATGATTCTCGGTGGGTTGAATGAAGGGTCATGGCCCGGCACCACCACCAATAATCCATTTTTGTCGCGCAGCATGAAAACCGAAATGGGGCTGGAGCCGCCGGAACGGCAGATCGGCCAGCTTGCCCATGATTTCGAAATGGCCAATGGCACCCGCCACTTGATCTATTGCCGCGCCCTGCGGCAGGGATCGGCCCCCACCGTTGCCTCGCGCTGGCTGCAACGGCTGCTGGCGCTGGGTGGCAAGGATTTTGCTGAGGCTCTGAAAGCCAGAGGGGAGCGTTACCGGCATTTTGCTGAGTTGCTCGATAAAGGCGCAGATCAAGCGCCCGCCCAACGTCCGCAGCCAAAGCCACCGGCCGATCTGCATCCGAAAACCTATTCCTTCAGCGAGGTCGGGCGTCTCAGGCGCGATCCCTATTCAATCTATGCCCGCCGCATTCTGAAGCTCGATCCGGTCGAACCGTTCAACAGCGATCCCGGCGCCTCCGAACGCGGCACGCTCTACCATGCGATTGTCGAGCAATTCGTGGCGCGTATGCCCGAAAAGCTGGGGCCTGACACTGAACAATTGATGAGCGAGATTGCCGACACGCTGTTTGCCGAGGAAAATCTGCCGCCGCATATCCATGTTGTCTGGCGCAAGCGTTTCTCCGAGGTTGGCCTCGCCTTTATCGAGTGGCAACGCCAGCGCGATCCGGCCAAGCTGGTAACGGAGGCCCGCGCCGGGGTGGAACTCGGCGAGATCGATATCCGGCTCACTGGTATTGCCGACCGGATCGATATCCGGGCTGGCCACGCCGATATCATCGATTACAAAACCGGTCTTAACCCCAGTGTTTCCCAGGCCCGCAGCCTGCTTGACCCGCAATTGGCTTTGGAAGCTGCGGCTCTGACCATGGGGGCTTTCAAGGATGTCGGGCGGCTGAATCCGGATAACCTGATCTATGTCCGGCTGCGGCCCGGCGGGCGCTTCAAGGCTGACCAGGTTAATAACGAGCTGACCGGCAAGGGCGACAAGGCAAAGTCGGCACTGGATCTGGCGCATGAATCCATCGCGCAACTGACCCGCTTCGTGACCCTGCTGCAATCGGGCGAGCGCGGCTATGTCTCGCGGCTGATGCCAGCGATGATGAATGATTTCAGCGGTGACTATGATCATCTGGCTCGGGTCGCTGAATGGTCCACCGCTGAAGCGGCAGAGGAGAGCAGCAGTGATGACTGA
- a CDS encoding nucleotidyltransferase family protein, translating into MKISQAMVLAAGLGTRMRPITDTMPKPLVRVAGKTLVDYALDHLQQAGVETAVVNIHHFPEQMLAHLAGRDQPRILISDERDGLMNNGGGLAKGIKHLVPGPLLVMNADLFWIGEPKDHPTNLQRLAEAFDPAQMDMLMLCVTLEQTTGHNGKNDFNLGADGRLTRYQPGDPNPVVYAGALAMEHALLDDAPQDAFNLNIYFDRAIAKGRLFGLMLEGQWLTVGTPEAIEEAETVLARHRQDA; encoded by the coding sequence ATGAAGATTTCCCAAGCCATGGTGCTGGCCGCAGGGCTCGGCACAAGAATGCGTCCTATCACTGACACCATGCCAAAGCCCTTGGTGCGGGTGGCGGGCAAGACGCTGGTGGATTATGCGCTGGATCATTTGCAACAGGCGGGCGTAGAAACCGCTGTGGTCAATATCCATCATTTTCCTGAGCAAATGCTGGCGCATCTGGCCGGGCGCGATCAGCCCCGCATCCTGATTTCCGATGAGCGCGATGGCTTGATGAACAATGGCGGCGGCTTGGCCAAAGGCATCAAGCATCTCGTTCCCGGCCCGTTGCTGGTGATGAATGCCGACCTGTTCTGGATCGGTGAGCCGAAGGACCACCCCACCAATCTGCAAAGACTGGCGGAAGCCTTTGACCCGGCGCAGATGGATATGCTGATGCTCTGCGTTACGTTGGAACAGACCACCGGCCATAATGGCAAGAATGATTTCAACCTCGGTGCCGATGGCCGGTTGACACGCTATCAGCCGGGCGATCCAAACCCGGTGGTCTATGCCGGGGCTTTGGCCATGGAGCACGCCCTTTTAGACGATGCGCCGCAGGATGCCTTCAATCTCAACATCTATTTCGATCGGGCCATTGCCAAAGGCCGGTTGTTCGGCCTGATGCTGGAGGGCCAATGGCTGACGGTCGGTACGCCGGAGGCGATTGAAGAGGCGGAAACAGTGCTGGCCCGCCACCGACAGGACGCTTGA
- the tsaE gene encoding tRNA (adenosine(37)-N6)-threonylcarbamoyltransferase complex ATPase subunit type 1 TsaE: MTGLEISLHLSLADEAATIQLGEDLALALKPGDCLALHGDLGAGKSTLARALLRALGDDDDLEVPSPTFTLVQSYELRIPAAHFDLYRLGDASELDELGFDEALDTGICLVEWPERAEDRLPKATIGLHYGFPPDGGRELTITGPEDRLGRIRRVLAIRAFLDTNGMAGARRRFLTGDADYRAYETARIDGQPQRIVMDSPKRPATPIIRLGKTYPELVHLAEDHRAFVAIDQLLKDAGLTVPEIYASDPDGILLIEDLGQDGILDAEGQPVAERYMEAAAALAFLHGQNVSREMPVSPDHIHRIPDFDAAAMGFETELLLDWYMPFTLARQPSEEERQAYLALWSGLFRQIHDRNSLVLRDVHSPNLLWQERKQGIARVGLIDFQDAMIGPAAYDVASLIQDARVTIEPELQKRLLDHYLTLRRAETGFDESVFRRDFAIMAAQRNCKLVGLWVRLMKRDGKPGYMQHMPRTLAYLAGALEHEALTPLKDWLSKHGLLQRA; this comes from the coding sequence ATGACAGGATTAGAGATATCGCTTCATCTTTCGCTTGCCGATGAGGCGGCGACGATCCAGCTCGGGGAAGATCTGGCGCTTGCCCTGAAGCCGGGGGACTGCCTTGCCCTGCATGGTGATCTCGGAGCGGGAAAGTCTACCCTTGCAAGAGCATTGCTGCGGGCCTTGGGCGATGACGATGATCTGGAAGTGCCAAGCCCGACTTTCACGCTGGTCCAAAGCTATGAGTTGCGCATTCCAGCCGCTCATTTCGACCTTTACCGATTGGGTGATGCTTCCGAGCTTGATGAACTGGGTTTCGATGAGGCGCTAGATACCGGCATTTGCCTCGTCGAATGGCCGGAGCGGGCCGAAGATCGACTGCCGAAGGCGACAATCGGCCTGCATTATGGTTTCCCGCCGGATGGTGGGCGTGAGTTGACGATCACGGGGCCTGAAGACAGGCTGGGCCGAATCCGGCGGGTGCTTGCTATCCGCGCCTTCCTCGATACCAATGGCATGGCGGGCGCCCGACGCCGCTTCTTGACTGGCGATGCGGACTACCGCGCCTATGAGACGGCAAGGATTGACGGTCAACCGCAGCGCATCGTGATGGACAGCCCCAAACGACCGGCCACACCGATCATCCGCCTTGGCAAGACCTACCCGGAACTGGTGCATCTGGCAGAAGACCATCGGGCTTTTGTGGCTATCGATCAACTATTGAAGGATGCGGGCCTTACCGTCCCGGAGATTTATGCCAGTGACCCCGATGGCATTTTGCTGATCGAAGATCTCGGTCAGGACGGCATTCTGGATGCAGAGGGGCAGCCGGTCGCCGAGCGTTATATGGAAGCTGCTGCCGCGCTTGCTTTCCTGCATGGGCAGAATGTTTCACGTGAAATGCCCGTCTCGCCGGACCATATCCACCGCATTCCCGATTTCGATGCGGCAGCCATGGGGTTCGAGACGGAATTGCTGCTCGATTGGTACATGCCTTTTACGCTCGCACGGCAACCCAGTGAAGAGGAGCGGCAGGCCTATCTCGCTCTCTGGTCCGGTCTGTTTCGCCAGATCCATGACCGCAACAGTCTGGTCCTGCGCGATGTCCATTCCCCCAATCTCCTTTGGCAGGAACGGAAACAGGGCATCGCCCGCGTCGGCCTGATCGATTTCCAGGATGCGATGATCGGCCCGGCGGCCTATGACGTCGCCTCTCTGATTCAGGATGCCCGTGTCACCATCGAACCGGAGCTGCAAAAGCGGCTGCTCGATCATTATCTGACGCTGCGCCGGGCCGAAACCGGATTTGATGAAAGCGTCTTTCGACGGGATTTCGCCATCATGGCTGCCCAGCGCAATTGCAAACTGGTCGGGCTTTGGGTGCGGCTGATGAAGCGGGATGGCAAGCCTGGCTATATGCAGCATATGCCCCGAACGCTCGCCTATCTCGCTGGCGCGCTGGAGCATGAGGCGCTCACGCCGCTGAAAGACTGGCTTTCAAAGCACGGCCTGTTGCAGCGCGCTTGA